In the genome of Shewanella denitrificans OS217, the window CGCCGACTTCGGTGGTGAGGTAGAACGTGTTCTATCTATGGTTGACTCAGTATTGCTACTGGTTGACGCAGTTGATGGCCCAATGCCACAAACTCGCTTCGTAACTAAGAAAGCCTTTGCTCAAGGCCTTAAACCAATCGTTGTTATCAACAAGATTGACCGCCCAGGTGCGCGTCCTGATTGGGTTATTGACCAAGTATTCGACCTATTCGACAACTTAGGTGCAACTGACGAGCAGTTAGATTTCCCAATTGTATATGCATCAGCATTAAATGGTTTCGCGACGTTAGATCCAGATGTCGTTAGCGAAGACATGACTCCACTTTTCCAAACCATCGTTGAGAAAGTCTCTTTCCCTGACGCTGACGCGGAAGGTGCATTCCAGATGCAAATTTCTCAAATCGACTACAACTCATACGTGGGTGTTATCGGTATCGGTCGCATCAACCGTGGTAGCGTTAAGACCAACCAGCAAGTCACTATTATTGGCGCTGATGGCAAAACCCGTAACGGTAAAATGGGCCAAGTATTAGGTTACATGGGTCTTGACCGTCACGAAGTAGACATTGCAAACGCTGGTGACATCGTTGCGATTACAGGCCTAGGCGAGCTTAAGATTTCTGACACCATCTGTGCCGTTGGTGCCGTTGAAGCTATGCCGCCGTTAACTGTTGATGAACCAACACTGACAATGACGTTCCAAGTAAACACTTCTCCGTTCGCGGGTAAAGAAGGTAAGTATGTGACTTCACGTAACATTCTTGAGCGTTTACAAACTGAATTAGTTCACAACGTAGCACTACGTGTTGAAGAAACTGAATCTCCAGATCGTTTCCGTGTATCAGGCCGTGGTGAATTACACCTTTCAATCTTGATTGAAAACATGCGTCGTGAAGGTTACGAGTTAGCCGTATCGCGCCCAGAAGTAATTCTTAAGACTATCGACGGTGAACTTTGTGAGCCATTCGAAACGTTAACTGTTGACGTTGAAGAAGAAGATCAAGGATCTGTTATCGAGAAATTGGGTATCCGTAAAGCTGAAATGAAAGACATGCAGCTTGATGGTAAAGGTCGTGTACGTATCGACTTCATCATCCCAAGCCGTGGTTTAATCGGTTTCCAAACTGAATTCTTAACTGCTACTTCTGGTACTGGTTTGATTTACCACTCGTTTGATCACTATGCACCGCACAAAGGTGGTGACATTGGTCAACGCGCTAACGGCGTATTGATTTCAAACGCTACCGGTAAAGCATTAACCTTCGCATTATT includes:
- the typA gene encoding translational GTPase TypA produces the protein MLENLRNIAIIAHVDHGKTTLVDKLLAQSGTLASRGEATERVMDSNDLEKERGITILAKNTAIKWNDYRINIVDTPGHADFGGEVERVLSMVDSVLLLVDAVDGPMPQTRFVTKKAFAQGLKPIVVINKIDRPGARPDWVIDQVFDLFDNLGATDEQLDFPIVYASALNGFATLDPDVVSEDMTPLFQTIVEKVSFPDADAEGAFQMQISQIDYNSYVGVIGIGRINRGSVKTNQQVTIIGADGKTRNGKMGQVLGYMGLDRHEVDIANAGDIVAITGLGELKISDTICAVGAVEAMPPLTVDEPTLTMTFQVNTSPFAGKEGKYVTSRNILERLQTELVHNVALRVEETESPDRFRVSGRGELHLSILIENMRREGYELAVSRPEVILKTIDGELCEPFETLTVDVEEEDQGSVIEKLGIRKAEMKDMQLDGKGRVRIDFIIPSRGLIGFQTEFLTATSGTGLIYHSFDHYAPHKGGDIGQRANGVLISNATGKALTFALFGLQDRGRLFIGHAAEVYEGQVVGIHARSNDLTVNCLKGKQLTNMRASGTDEAQVLTPPINMSLEQALEFIDDDELVEVTPKNIRVRKRFLTENERKRHNRS